The following proteins come from a genomic window of Castor canadensis chromosome 17, mCasCan1.hap1v2, whole genome shotgun sequence:
- the Dctn5 gene encoding dynactin subunit 5 isoform X2, which produces MELSELLYNKSEYIETTIIMNDCIIRGDLANVRVGRHCVVKSRSVIRPPFKKFSKGVAFFPLHIGDHVFIEEDCVVNAAQIGSYVHVGKNCVIGRRCVLKDCCKILDNTVLPPETVVPPFTVFSGCPGLFSGELPECTQELMIDVTKSYYQKFLPLTQV; this is translated from the exons ACCATCATAATGAATGACTGTATTATCCGCGGAGATCTGGCAAATGTAAGAGTTGGACGCCATTGTGTTGTGAAAAGTCGTAGTGTCATAAGGCCACCATTCAAGAAATTCAGCAAAGG TGTTGCATTCTTTCCTTTGCATATTGGGGACCACGTCTTTATTGAGGAAGATTGTGTGGTCAATGCTGCTCAGATTGGGTCTTATGTCCACGTTGGCAAGAACTGTGTGATT GGACGCCGGTGTGTGTTGAAAGACTGCTGCAAAATTCTTGACAACACAGTATTACCTCCAGAAACTGTGGTCCCACCATTCACTGTCTTCTCAGGCTGCCCAG GGCTCTTCTCAGGGGAGCTCCCGGAGTGTACTCAGGAGCTGATGATCGACGTCACCAAGAGCTACTATCAGAAGTTTTTGCCACTGACACAAGTCTAG